One Pseudomonas entomophila genomic window carries:
- a CDS encoding DUF3142 domain-containing protein gives MPVTLSLRRLLACVVLGALAGCQPEPPSPLDQQLYIWQRQWRPAHAQALAESRADFKTLRVLALQAQPKAGWSRALVDLAQLKADGRPVIAVVRLDGQLPALDQEAARTQIAQLLADWQAVGVPLSGLEIDHDSGSARLPGYTDFLLNLREQLPPGLKLSITALPAWLDSPQLPALLQAVDSSVLQVHAVSDPRRGLFDPLKARQWAERWSRVSAKPFYLALPAYGIALLPDTGGAPVVESEAPLNLAGERRELLADPHQLSDLGRQLRNQPPAHLAGLIWFRLPLPGDRRAWSLTTLKAVARGDALASQWQVETTGRDGLYDISLANVGNLDLPLPERVELNIGACDAADGLNGYRLQPSPQHLVFNRQSSARVAAGGRRVLGWARCQGIDQGAWNVYP, from the coding sequence ATGCCCGTCACCCTGTCCCTGCGCCGCCTGCTTGCCTGTGTCGTTCTCGGGGCGCTGGCTGGCTGCCAGCCCGAACCACCGTCGCCCCTCGACCAGCAACTCTACATCTGGCAACGCCAATGGCGGCCTGCCCATGCCCAGGCCCTGGCCGAAAGCCGGGCGGATTTCAAGACCTTGCGGGTACTGGCGCTGCAGGCCCAGCCCAAGGCCGGGTGGAGCAGGGCGCTGGTCGACCTGGCGCAACTGAAGGCCGATGGCCGGCCGGTAATCGCGGTCGTGCGCCTGGACGGCCAACTCCCGGCGCTGGACCAGGAGGCGGCACGCACCCAGATCGCGCAACTGCTGGCCGACTGGCAGGCTGTCGGCGTGCCCCTGAGCGGGCTTGAAATCGACCACGACAGTGGCAGCGCCCGCCTGCCGGGCTACACCGACTTTCTCCTGAACCTGCGCGAACAACTGCCGCCCGGCCTGAAACTGAGCATCACCGCGTTGCCCGCCTGGCTCGACAGCCCGCAGCTGCCTGCACTGCTACAGGCGGTGGACAGCAGTGTGCTGCAGGTGCATGCGGTGAGCGACCCACGGCGGGGTCTGTTCGATCCACTGAAAGCCAGACAATGGGCCGAACGATGGAGCCGCGTCAGCGCAAAGCCGTTCTACCTCGCCTTGCCCGCCTATGGCATCGCACTGCTGCCGGATACCGGCGGCGCTCCCGTGGTGGAAAGCGAAGCCCCATTGAACCTTGCCGGCGAGCGCAGAGAGCTGCTGGCCGATCCGCACCAACTATCGGACCTGGGGCGGCAACTGCGCAACCAGCCGCCCGCGCACCTGGCCGGGCTGATCTGGTTTCGCCTGCCGTTGCCCGGCGACCGTCGCGCCTGGAGCCTGACCACCCTCAAGGCGGTGGCGCGCGGCGACGCGCTGGCCAGCCAGTGGCAGGTCGAAACGACCGGGCGTGACGGGCTCTACGACATCAGCCTGGCCAATGTCGGCAATCTCGACCTGCCACTACCCGAGCGGGTAGAACTGAACATCGGCGCTTGCGACGCTGCGGACGGGCTCAACGGTTACCGCTTGCAGCCATCCCCCCAACACCTCGTCTTCAACCGCCAGTCCAGCGCGCGTGTCGCGGCTGGGGGCCGGCGCGTGCTCGGTTGGGCACGCTGCCAAGGAATCGATCAAGGAGCATGGAATGTCTACCCGTAA